The following are encoded together in the Pedobacter steynii genome:
- the uvrC gene encoding excinuclease ABC subunit UvrC → MSAFDYKKVLADIPHKPGVYQYWDMEDTLIYIGKAKDLRNRVGSYFNQDKQLNGKTKVLVSKIRKITFTIVDTEIDAWLLENSLIKKHQPRYNIMLKDDKTYPWIIIKKEPFPRVFWTRNRVKDGSTYFGPYASVGMMHTILDLIKETYTLRTCNLPLTEKNINDGKFKVCLEYQIGNCKGPCQAYQSLEDYDKNIEEIKDILNGKIGNVIKDVKQVIKDAAAELNFEYAHQYQRKLVVLEKYQSKSTVVSSAITNIDVVSIASDERYAFVNYLKIMNGSIIQTQTIEIKKRLDETDEELLTIAITEFRTKFNSTSKEIVVPFELSLEDKNIRFTVPKLGEKKSLLELSQKNVLFFKKEKLNQYEKLNPDLRTDRILTQMQKDLSLTQFPKHIECFDNSNFQGKYPVSAIVVFKDAKPSKKDYRHFNVKTVEGPNDFATMEEAVLRRYKRMLEEEGTLPQLIIIDGGKGQLSSAMASLKKLGIDKKVAVIGIAKRLEELFFPGDPYPLYLDKKSETLKVIQQLRDEAHRFGITFHRKKRDQGTLKTELEQIEGIGKTTADKLLRHFKSVKKIREAEEAELQKVLNKAQVIALTNYFNKE, encoded by the coding sequence ATGAGTGCTTTTGATTATAAAAAGGTATTAGCTGATATTCCGCATAAACCTGGTGTTTACCAGTATTGGGATATGGAAGATACCCTGATATACATCGGTAAAGCCAAAGACCTTAGAAACAGGGTTGGCTCGTATTTCAATCAGGATAAGCAGCTGAATGGCAAGACCAAAGTACTCGTTTCTAAAATCAGGAAGATTACTTTCACCATTGTAGATACAGAAATTGATGCCTGGCTGCTGGAAAACAGTCTCATTAAAAAACATCAGCCCAGGTATAATATCATGCTGAAAGATGATAAAACCTATCCCTGGATTATCATTAAGAAAGAACCTTTTCCAAGGGTATTCTGGACCAGAAACAGAGTGAAAGACGGCTCTACTTATTTTGGCCCCTATGCTTCTGTGGGAATGATGCATACCATTCTTGACCTGATCAAAGAAACCTATACCCTTCGTACGTGTAACCTGCCGCTTACTGAAAAAAATATCAATGATGGCAAATTTAAGGTGTGCCTGGAATATCAGATTGGCAATTGTAAAGGACCGTGTCAGGCTTATCAGAGTTTAGAGGATTACGACAAAAATATTGAAGAAATAAAAGACATTCTGAATGGAAAGATCGGGAATGTCATCAAAGATGTAAAGCAGGTTATAAAGGATGCAGCGGCGGAGCTGAATTTCGAATATGCCCACCAATACCAAAGAAAACTAGTCGTATTGGAAAAATACCAGAGCAAATCGACTGTGGTCAGCAGTGCCATTACCAATATTGATGTAGTGAGCATTGCATCCGATGAGCGATACGCTTTTGTCAATTACCTGAAGATCATGAACGGCAGCATTATTCAGACTCAGACCATTGAGATTAAAAAAAGACTCGATGAGACCGATGAGGAGTTATTAACGATTGCCATTACCGAGTTCCGAACCAAATTTAACAGCACCTCCAAAGAAATCGTAGTTCCTTTTGAGCTCAGCCTGGAGGATAAAAATATCCGCTTCACCGTTCCAAAACTAGGAGAGAAGAAAAGCCTGCTGGAGCTATCCCAGAAAAATGTCTTATTCTTTAAAAAGGAGAAGCTGAACCAATATGAGAAACTCAATCCAGATTTAAGAACAGATCGCATTTTAACGCAGATGCAAAAGGACCTGAGCTTAACTCAATTCCCTAAACATATTGAATGCTTTGACAACTCTAACTTCCAGGGCAAGTATCCCGTGTCGGCAATTGTAGTTTTTAAAGATGCCAAACCTTCGAAGAAGGACTACCGGCATTTTAATGTCAAAACAGTAGAGGGCCCCAACGACTTTGCCACAATGGAGGAAGCGGTTTTGAGGCGATATAAGCGCATGCTGGAAGAAGAGGGGACTTTGCCTCAGTTGATCATAATTGATGGCGGAAAAGGGCAGCTATCCTCTGCTATGGCCAGCTTAAAGAAACTGGGGATAGACAAGAAGGTTGCTGTGATTGGAATTGCAAAAAGACTGGAGGAACTGTTTTTTCCAGGAGATCCTTATCCGCTGTATCTGGACAAAAAATCAGAAACGCTTAAAGTCATACAACAACTTCGTGATGAAGCTCACCGTTTTGGCATCACCTTCCACAGAAAAAAAAGAGATCAGGGAACACTCAAAACAGAGCTGGAACAGATAGAGGGTATCGGAAAAACTACAGCTGACAAATTGTTAC